One genomic segment of Danio rerio strain Tuebingen ecotype United States chromosome 11, GRCz12tu, whole genome shotgun sequence includes these proteins:
- the nhsb gene encoding actin remodeling regulator NHS isoform X18 produces METCTTIRKFGTAVSNLDIESKLTSHYQAPWHQQHNLFHTCTRPACLEELHRHAKLNLRALHRDQQQRQRSTSRERSRVTISISVAPPMPTFPSTHKLRRREQRGRHSRMERPAKDSEFKPVLRKYQRSRSPSPVQCCYFIPWIRKAGTNTETDGELQVMSHRPKCPVPNAPTTLDKQTNWSKALPLPTPEERIKNDSQVISSCIIPINVSGVGFDREASARCSLVHSQSVLQRRRKLRRRKTITGIPKRVQQDMDSDESPVARERTVIIHANPHKSHEWHEELSLSGRVLHTKDSGCQTDDFLITAPSRRRIRAQRGQGIPASLSHSTGNITSLPDRSDTVYAAASATRVRSRSLPREGGRLLDEDQDDSDDDDDEDDDEDDEEEDEELSPYEAEDFLPGPGQRIPKDEEESTDDQAMPELQFGSLKRMQHSESPDHTWIERGRSRLPRKVDMGSCEISSSSDTFSSPIHSASTTGVLGSQIDHKEDHQSSSGNWSGSSSTCPSQTSETLPPAASPPLTGSSHCDSELSLNTGSHVIDDNTGFIIDPYHIDKPQGQGQRSNSFTSSATDQMDDAGVSTASDGEWNCAQDQQDQSCTQDFSPKRSREDESGVSCPSYSSGETYESFSDQASARKSEMHYIVDTEGFYSSMHFDSGLKGSRSYYNYAAIDPDCGPSGNIAPGMTEYPQPEYRATRTLGRPCLSLRKPKAKPPPPKRSSSLKETSSDVNVPEQNEPKITCELPLPLSSREMKLQLDLADSAGHLETAGLESLGAWGVENVRDMLDCSSPFSSSDTHSFKDEGAVQADYADLWLHNDLKSNDPYRSLSNSSSATGTTVIECIKSPERSETHTCQPRSRPSSPTLPPPESEFKLASPEKLAGLASPSSGYSSQSETPTSSFPSAFFPGPLSPTSGKRKPKVPERKSSLCSLQQQQLSVRDPGISCRRETDFYAIPPSHLDLSALHSKHFPHRNQMHILHQNKQKAAIAAAAAAEARSAAAAAAEARSAAAAAAEARSAATAAAAAEACTAATASTKESATNTAPISAHLAITPTVLRSVQLRSICRPSDGNQGLDQDSSNLITRPKCPTIITDAPSSSNRHNRKPPAYKPPAAQVCDSQIPLVENIVFPQEEVRVRQERFGPGTYWAMTAFRTPVDPNCEKEVSLKRSSQCFQQEQDSRRCLDVQKTLSPERLKQDLNQLSRPDPSTQSMCLASTMPPPAYSEIQRSNFVLCNSPDKVPVSTQEASHSYTISDVQGREEDYETSGVATRSASQDIREEESTPDTEDYFSKDSTPSDNSSSPLTDDSRLDDDVFPSPNKLRTTEDLFAMIHRSKRKVLGRKDSGEVSGKGRPVVPPVTTPVSNPTVCPVIPAPPVPSNNSQRASGPIYRSAKKSSTSSEEFKLLLLKKGSRTDSSYRMSATEILKSPITPKTQAELLLEAMRQPEEIPLPQLDSTSSGDPLPSPFPKANSEGFSPKTLTMSAASRQGRSRIPPAANSSRYSTRSRLYTAPMQAISEGETENSDGSPHDDRSS; encoded by the exons ATGGAAACATGCACTACCATTCGAAAGTTTGGGACCG CGGTCTCGAATCTGGACATTGAGAGTAAACTGACGTCGCACTATCAGGCTCCATGGCATCAGCAACACAATCTGTTCCACACTTGCACACGGCCAGCGTGTCTGGAGGAGCTGCACCGACATGCCAAGCTCAACCTGCGGGCGCTGCACAGAG ACCAGCAGCAGCGTCAGCGTTCAACCAGCAGAGAGCGCAGTCGGGTCACTATATCAATATCTGTGGCACCGCCAATGCCAACCTTCCCTTCAACTCACAAACTCAGACGGCGAGAGCAGAGAGGTCGACATTCACGCATG GAGAGACCAGCCAAGGATTCTGAATTCAAACCTGTCCTCAGAAAG TATCAGCGCTCCCGCTCCCCCTCCCCTGTTCAGTGTTGTTACTTCATTCCCTGGATTAGAAAG GCTGGAACCAACACAGAAACGGATGGAGAACTACAAGTGATGAGCCATAGGCCTAAATGTCCTGTTCCCAATGCACCTACCACCCTGGACAAACAGACTAACTGGTCTAAAGCCCTGCCTCTTCCcactccagaagaaagaataaaGAATGACTCTCAAGTGATTTCATCCTGTATCATTCCAATAAATGTTTCGG GTGTTGGATTTGACAGAGAAGCCAGTGCTCGCTGCTCTCTTGTTCACTCGCAATCGGTTCTACAGAGACGGCGGAAACTCAGGAGGCGAAAAACGATCACTGGGATCCCCAAACGAGTTCAACAAGACAtgg ATTCTGACGAATCCCCTGTTGCTAGAGAAAGAACAGTGATAATCCACGCCAATCCACACAAGTCCCACGAGTGGCATGAGGAGCTCTCCTTGAGTGGCAGAGTATTGCATACTAAGGATTCGGGCTGTCAGACAGATGACTTCTTGATTACTGCTCCATCCCGAAGACGCATCCGTGCCCAAAGAGGTCAGGGAATTCCAGCGTCTCTCTCTCACTCCACTGGAAACATTACCTCCCTCCCGGATCGTTCTGATACGGTTTATGCTGCAGCATCAGCCACTCGTGTCCGTTCTAGGAGCCTTCCACGTGAGGGTGGTCGGCTTCTGGATGAGGACCAAGAtgacagtgatgatgatgatgatgaagatgatgatgaagatgatgaagaggaAGATGAGGAGCTCTCTCCATATGAAGCCGAAGACTTCCTGCCAGGTCCCGGACAGAGAATTCCAAAGGATGAGGAAGAGAGTACTGACGACCAAGCCATGCCAGAGCTACAGTTTGGAAGTCTTAAGCGTATGCAGCATTCAGAGAGCCCTGACCACACATGGATTGAGAGAGGCAGATCCAGACTCCCACGGAAAGTAGACATGGGGAGCTGTGAGATTTCCTCTAGTTCAGATACTTTCAGCAGCCCCATACACTCTGCATCCACTACAGGAGTGCTTGGCAGCCAGATTGACCATAAAGAGGATCACCAGTCCTCAAGTGGCAACTGGAGTGGAAGCAGCTCCACTTGCCCATCGCAGACATCCGAGACTCTTCCACCTGCTGCCTCCCCTCCCTTGACGGGATCCTCACACTGTGATTCAGAACTTTCCCTGAATACTGGGTCCCATGTCATAGATGACAACACTGGTTTCATAATTGATCCCTATCACATAGACAAGCCACAGGGACAGGGGCAACGATCCAATTCATTTACCTCATCAGCTACTGATCAGATGGATGATGCAGGGGTCAGCACTGCTAGTGATGGGGAGTGGAACTGTGCCCAGGACCAGCAGGATCAGTCCTGCACCCAAGACTTCAGCCCAAAGCGTTCCAGAGAGGATGAGAGTGGTGTCAGCTGCCCTAGTTATTCTAGTGGGGAAACTTACGAGAGCTTCAGTGACCAAGCATCCGCTAGAAAATCTGAGATGCACTACATTGTCGACACTGAAGGATTCTATTCCTCCATGCACTTTGACTCTGGTCTTAAGGGTAGCAGAAGCTACTACAACTATGCAGCCATTGACCCCGACTGTGGCCCAAGTGGTAATATAGCACCTGGCATGACTGAATACCCTCAGCCAGAGTACAGAGCCACCAGGACACTGGGCAGACCCTGTCTCTCCTTAAGAAAACCAAAGGCCAAGCCACCCCCACCAAAACGTAGCTCTTCATTAAAGGAAACAAGCAGTGATGTGAACGTTCCAGAGCAGAACGAACCAAAGATTACTTGTGAGTTGCCACTGCCCTTGTCTTCCAGGGAGATGAAACTGCAGCTGGACTTGGCTGATTCTGCAGGGCACCTTGAGACTGCAGGTCTTGAATCACTTGGTGCATGGGGAGTGGAAAATGTTAGGGACATGCTTGACTGCTCCTCCCCATTCAGTTCCTCAGACACACATTCCTTCAAAGATGAAGGTGCTGTGCAAGCAGACTATGCAGACCTCTGGCTTCACAATGACTTGAAATCAAATGATCCTTATCGGTCCCTCTCTAACTCTAGCTCTGCTACAGGTACAACTGTTATTGAATGCATCAAGTCACCAGAAAGATCAGAAACGCACACCTGTCAACCCAGGTCCAGACCTTCTTCCCCAACTCTTCCTCCACCTGAAAGTGAATTTAAGCTTGCTTCTCCCGAAAAGCTGGCAGGCTTGGCGTCCCCTTCCAGTGGATATTCCAGTCAGTCTGAAACACCTACATCTTCCTTCCCCTCTGCTTTCTTCCCAGGGCCCCTGTCTCCAACCAGTGGGAAGAGGAAGCCCAAAGTCCCTGAAAGGAAGTCCTCACTTTGTTCCTTACAGCAGCAACAGCTTTCAGTCAGAGACCCAGGCATTTCCTGTAGGAGAGAAACTGACTTCTATGCCATACCCCCAAGTCACCTTGACCTAAGTGCTCTTCACAGTAAGCACTTTCCTCACAGAAATCAAATGCACATCCTCCACCAGAATAAGCAGAAAGCTGCCATAGCAGCAGCTGCTGCAGCAGAAGCTCGCAGTGCAGCAGCTGCTGCAGCAGAAGCTCGCAGTGCAGCAGCTGCTGCTGCAGAAGCTCGCAGTGCAGCAACTGCAGCCGCTGCTGCCGAGGCCTGCACTGCAGCTACAGCTTCTACTAAAGAGAGTGCAACAAATACAGCACCCATCTCAGCCCATTTGGCTATTACTCCAACGGTTCTTAGATCAGTGCAACTGCGATCTATATGTAGACCATCTGATGGCAACCAAGGGCTTGATCAAGACAGTTCAAATCTCATAACTCGTCCTAAGTGTCCCACAATAATAACTGATGCCCCATCATCTAGCAACAGGCACAACAGGAAGCCACCAGCCTACAAACCCCCTGCTGCACAGGTTTGTGATTCACAGATTCCACTGGTGGAAAACATTGTTTTTCCACAAGAAGAAGTGAGAGTGAGACAGGAGAGGTTTGGTCCTGGTACTTACTGGGCAATGACTGCTTTCAGAACTCCTGTGGACCCTAATTGTGAAAAAGAAGTCTCTTTAAAAAGGTCATCTCAGTGTTTTCAGCAAGAACAAGACAGCAGAAGGTGCCTAGATGTGCAAAAGACATTGTCACCAGAGAGACTAAAACAAGATTTGAATCAACTATCGCGGCCAGACCCTTCAACACAGTCCATGTGTTTGGCCAGCACAATGCCACCCCCTGCTTATAGTGAGATACAGAGGAGCAATTTTGTACTGTGCAACAGTCCTGACAAAGTGCCTGTTTCAACTCAAGAGGCATCGCATTCTTACACAATCAGCGATGTACAAGGCAGAGAGGAGGATTATGAGACATCAGGTGTCGCAACCAGAAGTGCCTCACAGGACATAAGGGAAGAAGAGTCAACCCCAGATACAGAGGACTATTTCAGTAAAG ACTCTACTCCCAGTGATAATTCATCCTCTCCTTTGACCGATGACTCCAGACTTGATGATGATGTTTTCCCATCTCCCAATAAACTCCGCACAACTGAAGATCTTTTTGCTATGATACACAG ATCTAAAAGGAAAGTGCTGGGACGCAAAGATTCAGGGGAAGTCAGTGGAAAAGGTCGGCCTGTTGTACCACCTGTGACCACCCCTGTAAGCAATCCTACTGTATGCCCGGTCATCCCTGCTCCCCCAGTTCCTTCAAACAACTCCCAGCGAGCCTCAGGACCCATCTACAGGAGTGCCAAAAAGTCTAGTACATCCAGTGAGGAGTTCAAACTCCTTCTGCTTAAGAAGGGTAGTCGCACAGACTCAAGTTATCGCATGTCTGCTACAGAGATCCTTAAGAGCCCCATCACACCCAAGACTCAAGCAGAGCTGCTGTTAGAGGCCATGAGGCAACCAGAGGAGATCCCCTTACCCCAACTGGATTCCACCAGCAGTGGAGATCCACTTCCAAGTCCATTCCCTAAGGCCAACAGTGAGGGATTCTCCCCAAAAACACTCACCATGTCAGCTGCCTCCAGACAAGGACGTTCTAGAATTCCACCTGCAGCGAACAGCAGTCGCTATAGCACGCGGAGTCGGCTGTACACTGCCCCAATGCAGGCCATATCAGAAGGAGAGACTGAGAACTCGGATGGAAGTCCACACGATGACCGCTCCTCCTAG
- the nhsb gene encoding actin remodeling regulator NHS isoform X1, with product MPFAKRIVEPQLLVRHPIPNDEGLLFEDLCSITNVALSRTLRQLSDLSKHACSLFQELENEIVSTNQRVWALQNKIGKIQQTASALDPKMEAVRFRSISIAVSNLDIESKLTSHYQAPWHQQHNLFHTCTRPACLEELHRHAKLNLRALHRDQQQRQRSTSRERSRVTISISVAPPMPTFPSTHKLRRREQRGRHSRMERSVRESDVQTIQRKERPAKDSEFKPVLRKYQRSRSPSPVQCCYFIPWIRKAGTNTETDGELQVMSHRPKCPVPNAPTTLDKQTNWSKALPLPTPEERIKNDSQVISSCIIPINVSGVGFDREASARCSLVHSQSVLQRRRKLRRRKTITGIPKRVQQDMDSDESPVARERTVIIHANPHKSHEWHEELSLSGRVLHTKDSGCQTDDFLITAPSRRRIRAQRGQGIPASLSHSTGNITSLPDRSDTVYAAASATRVRSRSLPREGGRLLDEDQDDSDDDDDEDDDEDDEEEDEELSPYEAEDFLPGPGQRIPKDEEESTDDQAMPELQFGSLKRMQHSESPDHTWIERGRSRLPRKVDMGSCEISSSSDTFSSPIHSASTTGVLGSQIDHKEDHQSSSGNWSGSSSTCPSQTSETLPPAASPPLTGSSHCDSELSLNTGSHVIDDNTGFIIDPYHIDKPQGQGQRSNSFTSSATDQMDDAGVSTASDGEWNCAQDQQDQSCTQDFSPKRSREDESGVSCPSYSSGETYESFSDQASARKSEMHYIVDTEGFYSSMHFDSGLKGSRSYYNYAAIDPDCGPSGNIAPGMTEYPQPEYRATRTLGRPCLSLRKPKAKPPPPKRSSSLKETSSDVNVPEQNEPKITCELPLPLSSREMKLQLDLADSAGHLETAGLESLGAWGVENVRDMLDCSSPFSSSDTHSFKDEGAVQADYADLWLHNDLKSNDPYRSLSNSSSATGTTVIECIKSPERSETHTCQPRSRPSSPTLPPPESEFKLASPEKLAGLASPSSGYSSQSETPTSSFPSAFFPGPLSPTSGKRKPKVPERKSSLCSLQQQQLSVRDPGISCRRETDFYAIPPSHLDLSALHSKHFPHRNQMHILHQNKQKAAIAAAAAAEARSAAAAAAEARSAAAAAAEARSAATAAAAAEACTAATASTKESATNTAPISAHLAITPTVLRSVQLRSICRPSDGNQGLDQDSSNLITRPKCPTIITDAPSSSNRHNRKPPAYKPPAAQVCDSQIPLVENIVFPQEEVRVRQERFGPGTYWAMTAFRTPVDPNCEKEVSLKRSSQCFQQEQDSRRCLDVQKTLSPERLKQDLNQLSRPDPSTQSMCLASTMPPPAYSEIQRSNFVLCNSPDKVPVSTQEASHSYTISDVQGREEDYETSGVATRSASQDIREEESTPDTEDYFSKDSTPSDNSSSPLTDDSRLDDDVFPSPNKLRTTEDLFAMIHRSKRKVLGRKDSGEVSGKGRPVVPPVTTPVSNPTVCPVIPAPPVPSNNSQRASGPIYRSAKKSSTSSEEFKLLLLKKGSRTDSSYRMSATEILKSPITPKTQAELLLEAMRQPEEIPLPQLDSTSSGDPLPSPFPKANSEGFSPKTLTMSAASRQGRSRIPPAANSSRYSTRSRLYTAPMQAISEGETENSDGSPHDDRSS from the exons CGGTCTCGAATCTGGACATTGAGAGTAAACTGACGTCGCACTATCAGGCTCCATGGCATCAGCAACACAATCTGTTCCACACTTGCACACGGCCAGCGTGTCTGGAGGAGCTGCACCGACATGCCAAGCTCAACCTGCGGGCGCTGCACAGAG ACCAGCAGCAGCGTCAGCGTTCAACCAGCAGAGAGCGCAGTCGGGTCACTATATCAATATCTGTGGCACCGCCAATGCCAACCTTCCCTTCAACTCACAAACTCAGACGGCGAGAGCAGAGAGGTCGACATTCACGCATG GAGAGGAGCGTTAGAGAGAGTGATGTGCAAACTATCCAGAGGAAG GAGAGACCAGCCAAGGATTCTGAATTCAAACCTGTCCTCAGAAAG TATCAGCGCTCCCGCTCCCCCTCCCCTGTTCAGTGTTGTTACTTCATTCCCTGGATTAGAAAG GCTGGAACCAACACAGAAACGGATGGAGAACTACAAGTGATGAGCCATAGGCCTAAATGTCCTGTTCCCAATGCACCTACCACCCTGGACAAACAGACTAACTGGTCTAAAGCCCTGCCTCTTCCcactccagaagaaagaataaaGAATGACTCTCAAGTGATTTCATCCTGTATCATTCCAATAAATGTTTCGG GTGTTGGATTTGACAGAGAAGCCAGTGCTCGCTGCTCTCTTGTTCACTCGCAATCGGTTCTACAGAGACGGCGGAAACTCAGGAGGCGAAAAACGATCACTGGGATCCCCAAACGAGTTCAACAAGACAtgg ATTCTGACGAATCCCCTGTTGCTAGAGAAAGAACAGTGATAATCCACGCCAATCCACACAAGTCCCACGAGTGGCATGAGGAGCTCTCCTTGAGTGGCAGAGTATTGCATACTAAGGATTCGGGCTGTCAGACAGATGACTTCTTGATTACTGCTCCATCCCGAAGACGCATCCGTGCCCAAAGAGGTCAGGGAATTCCAGCGTCTCTCTCTCACTCCACTGGAAACATTACCTCCCTCCCGGATCGTTCTGATACGGTTTATGCTGCAGCATCAGCCACTCGTGTCCGTTCTAGGAGCCTTCCACGTGAGGGTGGTCGGCTTCTGGATGAGGACCAAGAtgacagtgatgatgatgatgatgaagatgatgatgaagatgatgaagaggaAGATGAGGAGCTCTCTCCATATGAAGCCGAAGACTTCCTGCCAGGTCCCGGACAGAGAATTCCAAAGGATGAGGAAGAGAGTACTGACGACCAAGCCATGCCAGAGCTACAGTTTGGAAGTCTTAAGCGTATGCAGCATTCAGAGAGCCCTGACCACACATGGATTGAGAGAGGCAGATCCAGACTCCCACGGAAAGTAGACATGGGGAGCTGTGAGATTTCCTCTAGTTCAGATACTTTCAGCAGCCCCATACACTCTGCATCCACTACAGGAGTGCTTGGCAGCCAGATTGACCATAAAGAGGATCACCAGTCCTCAAGTGGCAACTGGAGTGGAAGCAGCTCCACTTGCCCATCGCAGACATCCGAGACTCTTCCACCTGCTGCCTCCCCTCCCTTGACGGGATCCTCACACTGTGATTCAGAACTTTCCCTGAATACTGGGTCCCATGTCATAGATGACAACACTGGTTTCATAATTGATCCCTATCACATAGACAAGCCACAGGGACAGGGGCAACGATCCAATTCATTTACCTCATCAGCTACTGATCAGATGGATGATGCAGGGGTCAGCACTGCTAGTGATGGGGAGTGGAACTGTGCCCAGGACCAGCAGGATCAGTCCTGCACCCAAGACTTCAGCCCAAAGCGTTCCAGAGAGGATGAGAGTGGTGTCAGCTGCCCTAGTTATTCTAGTGGGGAAACTTACGAGAGCTTCAGTGACCAAGCATCCGCTAGAAAATCTGAGATGCACTACATTGTCGACACTGAAGGATTCTATTCCTCCATGCACTTTGACTCTGGTCTTAAGGGTAGCAGAAGCTACTACAACTATGCAGCCATTGACCCCGACTGTGGCCCAAGTGGTAATATAGCACCTGGCATGACTGAATACCCTCAGCCAGAGTACAGAGCCACCAGGACACTGGGCAGACCCTGTCTCTCCTTAAGAAAACCAAAGGCCAAGCCACCCCCACCAAAACGTAGCTCTTCATTAAAGGAAACAAGCAGTGATGTGAACGTTCCAGAGCAGAACGAACCAAAGATTACTTGTGAGTTGCCACTGCCCTTGTCTTCCAGGGAGATGAAACTGCAGCTGGACTTGGCTGATTCTGCAGGGCACCTTGAGACTGCAGGTCTTGAATCACTTGGTGCATGGGGAGTGGAAAATGTTAGGGACATGCTTGACTGCTCCTCCCCATTCAGTTCCTCAGACACACATTCCTTCAAAGATGAAGGTGCTGTGCAAGCAGACTATGCAGACCTCTGGCTTCACAATGACTTGAAATCAAATGATCCTTATCGGTCCCTCTCTAACTCTAGCTCTGCTACAGGTACAACTGTTATTGAATGCATCAAGTCACCAGAAAGATCAGAAACGCACACCTGTCAACCCAGGTCCAGACCTTCTTCCCCAACTCTTCCTCCACCTGAAAGTGAATTTAAGCTTGCTTCTCCCGAAAAGCTGGCAGGCTTGGCGTCCCCTTCCAGTGGATATTCCAGTCAGTCTGAAACACCTACATCTTCCTTCCCCTCTGCTTTCTTCCCAGGGCCCCTGTCTCCAACCAGTGGGAAGAGGAAGCCCAAAGTCCCTGAAAGGAAGTCCTCACTTTGTTCCTTACAGCAGCAACAGCTTTCAGTCAGAGACCCAGGCATTTCCTGTAGGAGAGAAACTGACTTCTATGCCATACCCCCAAGTCACCTTGACCTAAGTGCTCTTCACAGTAAGCACTTTCCTCACAGAAATCAAATGCACATCCTCCACCAGAATAAGCAGAAAGCTGCCATAGCAGCAGCTGCTGCAGCAGAAGCTCGCAGTGCAGCAGCTGCTGCAGCAGAAGCTCGCAGTGCAGCAGCTGCTGCTGCAGAAGCTCGCAGTGCAGCAACTGCAGCCGCTGCTGCCGAGGCCTGCACTGCAGCTACAGCTTCTACTAAAGAGAGTGCAACAAATACAGCACCCATCTCAGCCCATTTGGCTATTACTCCAACGGTTCTTAGATCAGTGCAACTGCGATCTATATGTAGACCATCTGATGGCAACCAAGGGCTTGATCAAGACAGTTCAAATCTCATAACTCGTCCTAAGTGTCCCACAATAATAACTGATGCCCCATCATCTAGCAACAGGCACAACAGGAAGCCACCAGCCTACAAACCCCCTGCTGCACAGGTTTGTGATTCACAGATTCCACTGGTGGAAAACATTGTTTTTCCACAAGAAGAAGTGAGAGTGAGACAGGAGAGGTTTGGTCCTGGTACTTACTGGGCAATGACTGCTTTCAGAACTCCTGTGGACCCTAATTGTGAAAAAGAAGTCTCTTTAAAAAGGTCATCTCAGTGTTTTCAGCAAGAACAAGACAGCAGAAGGTGCCTAGATGTGCAAAAGACATTGTCACCAGAGAGACTAAAACAAGATTTGAATCAACTATCGCGGCCAGACCCTTCAACACAGTCCATGTGTTTGGCCAGCACAATGCCACCCCCTGCTTATAGTGAGATACAGAGGAGCAATTTTGTACTGTGCAACAGTCCTGACAAAGTGCCTGTTTCAACTCAAGAGGCATCGCATTCTTACACAATCAGCGATGTACAAGGCAGAGAGGAGGATTATGAGACATCAGGTGTCGCAACCAGAAGTGCCTCACAGGACATAAGGGAAGAAGAGTCAACCCCAGATACAGAGGACTATTTCAGTAAAG ACTCTACTCCCAGTGATAATTCATCCTCTCCTTTGACCGATGACTCCAGACTTGATGATGATGTTTTCCCATCTCCCAATAAACTCCGCACAACTGAAGATCTTTTTGCTATGATACACAG ATCTAAAAGGAAAGTGCTGGGACGCAAAGATTCAGGGGAAGTCAGTGGAAAAGGTCGGCCTGTTGTACCACCTGTGACCACCCCTGTAAGCAATCCTACTGTATGCCCGGTCATCCCTGCTCCCCCAGTTCCTTCAAACAACTCCCAGCGAGCCTCAGGACCCATCTACAGGAGTGCCAAAAAGTCTAGTACATCCAGTGAGGAGTTCAAACTCCTTCTGCTTAAGAAGGGTAGTCGCACAGACTCAAGTTATCGCATGTCTGCTACAGAGATCCTTAAGAGCCCCATCACACCCAAGACTCAAGCAGAGCTGCTGTTAGAGGCCATGAGGCAACCAGAGGAGATCCCCTTACCCCAACTGGATTCCACCAGCAGTGGAGATCCACTTCCAAGTCCATTCCCTAAGGCCAACAGTGAGGGATTCTCCCCAAAAACACTCACCATGTCAGCTGCCTCCAGACAAGGACGTTCTAGAATTCCACCTGCAGCGAACAGCAGTCGCTATAGCACGCGGAGTCGGCTGTACACTGCCCCAATGCAGGCCATATCAGAAGGAGAGACTGAGAACTCGGATGGAAGTCCACACGATGACCGCTCCTCCTAG